A segment of the Manihot esculenta cultivar AM560-2 chromosome 13, M.esculenta_v8, whole genome shotgun sequence genome:
TGTTAAAATTAGATGGCAAATTAATGCATTAGCAATGATTATTTGGAAGTTCATTTCAAATAGGACTATTTTTTACCTAAAATCATTGTAATTTATAAAAGAGAGCTGATTCAAAAAGGAGGGAAAGCAAAAAGACCTTAAAAGATGAATTATAGCAACAAATAAAATAGACTATTATGTTGTTTTGCTCTAAAAGAATATGTTGCACCAGttgcaaaatgaaaatggcATAGAAGGAAGCATATGATTCAAGTAGTATTTAGACCAAATCTAATTTCCTATATACCTAAACCCAAACCAGGAAATCATGCCTTTTCCTCTCTTCCACCTTCAATCCTCCCAGCCTAACCAATTCTCTCGCCTAGTTCTATGCATAACAGTTAAAGAACGCACCAAAAGTAATATGTTTCACCCAAATAATAAGGAAGTATTAAATTTCTAGCTCACCAATCACAAAACCGTTGTACTCGATGATAGAGTCATCAGGTCTCGCATTTGCTCTATTCTCAAACTCCATAGTATAAGACATGCCAGAGCATCCACCCTGTTTAACCCCTATTCTCAAGCACAAATCTTCATCTCGCTCTTTCCTCATCTTGTTCAAGTGCTTCAATGCACTATCCGTCAGTGAAATTGCCGGCGCAATCCCCTCAGTCGCCGGAACAGCTAAAATTGTACAtaaccccaaaaaaaaaaaaccctcaaTCACAAGCTCAATCAAATTCTCAATCTCCAACCAACGTATATACATAACCAAGAAGAAGGAGTACCTGCAGATGATGTTGATCGAACAGAGAGAAGTAATCTACGGCTGAGATTCGATCTTGAAAATggaaaagagagagaatttTGAAGTGAAACAATTTTATTGGAGTCGCAGGGCAAGCG
Coding sequences within it:
- the LOC110629927 gene encoding iron-sulfur assembly protein IscA, chloroplastic isoform X1, which produces MAFSASITMPHSPLLRLRLPCDSNKIVSLQNSLSFPFSRSNLSRRLLLSVRSTSSAAVPATEGIAPAISLTDSALKHLNKMRKERDEDLCLRIGVKQGGCSGMSYTMEFENRANARPDDSIIEYNGFVIVCDPKSLLFLFGMQLDYSDALIGGGFSFKNPNATQTCGCGKSFAAEM
- the LOC110629927 gene encoding iron-sulfur assembly protein IscA, chloroplastic isoform X2, which translates into the protein MAFSASITMPHSPLLRLRLPCDSNKIVSLQNSLSFPFSRSNLSRRLLLSVRSTSSAAVPATEGIAPAISLTDSALKHLNKMRKERDEDLCLRIGVKQGGCSGMSYTMEFENRANARPDDSIIEYNGFVIASLLCARCWADLGFYMGEVRGKDEDALR